Genomic DNA from Paenibacillus sp. KS-LC4:
CATTTCCGTAAATAATGGATTTTCTTCAATGCGGTAGCGCTGATCGTCAATCGGCGTTACCTTGAGCATTTCAATCTCCTGCCCCGAGGAATGAAAGGAAATGCCAAGCTCAACAGATGGATTCATAATAGGCACCTTCTTCGTTAAAATAAGCTTAAGTCAAATGTTCGTGACAACGTTTCGAGCAAATGCACGCCTGCAATGCTATTGCCCTTGCGGTGCAGGGATGGCCCGACGACGCCGATGCCGTAGCGACCTGGAACGATCGCGAGAATACCGCCGGATACGCCGCTTTTTGCTGGCAAGCCCACTTGAATCGCAAATTCTCCCGAGGCATTATACATGCCGCATGTAATCATAAACGTTTTGGCGATTTGCACGTAACGGCGTGGTATCAGCTCAGCGCCAGTGACGGGATCGGTTCCATTATGCGCCATAACGAGCGCCATGCGAGCCAGATCCGCGCAGGTGACGCTGATTGAGCAGTGCCGGAAATACACGTCGAGCACTTCCTCGACTTCCCCCTGCAGCACCTGCTTATCCTTCAGAAAATAAGCCATCGACCGATTCAAGTTTGCCGTTTTGGCTTCTGAGAGATATACCTCGTTATCATAATCCAGCGCACTATTGCCTGAGAGCTTGCGGAAAAAATCGAGCACGCGAGCTGATTTCTCCTCCCTGCCGCTCCCGGCAATCAGCGAAGAAATCGCAATCGCTCCAGCATTGATCAGCGGATTAAAGGGGATACCGGGCTGCACAAGCTCCAGCTTGAGCATGGAGTTGAAGCTGTCCCCGGTCGGCTCCATGCCAACCTTGGCGAAAACCGCCTCCTCGCCATTATCCATTAACGCAAGGATAAGCGTAAAAACTTTGGAAATGCTTTGCATAGTAAAGGATATGCCGCAATCTCCTGCAGATGCTACTTGACCTTCCGCACCTACAATATGAATGCCCAAGGCGTCCTTGGGGGATTTTGCAAGCTCAGGTATGTAGGAGGCCACTTTGCCATGAAGAGCCTGCTGGCGGGAGATTTCTACCCACTCGGGCAGCAGGGTTTGCATATGTTTGAGCTCGCTATTTGTCAATTCGTTTCCTCCTGCTTGC
This window encodes:
- the glsA gene encoding glutaminase A, giving the protein MQTLLPEWVEISRQQALHGKVASYIPELAKSPKDALGIHIVGAEGQVASAGDCGISFTMQSISKVFTLILALMDNGEEAVFAKVGMEPTGDSFNSMLKLELVQPGIPFNPLINAGAIAISSLIAGSGREEKSARVLDFFRKLSGNSALDYDNEVYLSEAKTANLNRSMAYFLKDKQVLQGEVEEVLDVYFRHCSISVTCADLARMALVMAHNGTDPVTGAELIPRRYVQIAKTFMITCGMYNASGEFAIQVGLPAKSGVSGGILAIVPGRYGIGVVGPSLHRKGNSIAGVHLLETLSRTFDLSLF